In the Hermetia illucens chromosome 1, iHerIll2.2.curated.20191125, whole genome shotgun sequence genome, TAGCCCTAATTAAAGGATGATCACAGGCGACGCTGTCTTGACTTGAATGCTCACGCCGTTTTATGGAAAGATAAATTTCTAATGGCGGCATTCGTAGCTTCATTCTACTTTTCAAGCGTTTGATCCTTATGATTGCTTAGCCAAACGTCTGCTGCTAAGCCGTACGTGGGGCGTGGGGCTCCAGggttagaaaaaaatatacatatttggaAGAAGGAACGCAGGATAAAAAGTTTGTCGTAATGCGTTTCGCACGATGTGTTAAATATGTAATCCGTGAATTCATATAAACATTTATCAAGAAAAACGACATAACATGCGGCCTTCACTACAACATAACCTACTCTAAAAATAACTCAATTTATTACCTTAAATATAGCGTATCCCGCCGGAGTTTCGTATAAAACAAACATCGCTCCACGTTTACTGCCTAGTAATCAACGTGGGTTTCGACAATCACTTAATATATCCAATATTTTCACTTAATTTCCACAAGAACTCCGACAGTTCCTTCCGGCACAGGCCACACGTGTAATTTGAAAGATCTATCAAGTCTTTGGTTGACTTCTTGTTCTTCTTTCGTTGAGGCCTGTACTTATGAGTTTATCTCCATCCGAATGGTAGTTAGATATTTCGAAAACCTTACTAATTTACACAGTGCTCTGatgaaaataaacaatttgGTTGTAATAAATACGTGCTACAACTTTGTAAAAGCAGTAAGTTAATTGTGAAATTCAAACTCATCTAATCAATCTCAAAAGTAAATAGTTTTTAGCTAATCAAGTACTCGTATCATCACCATTCATTTTGACATTTCGTGATTGTGGCAGCACTAATTATTTATCTATACTATTCTAATTTTcggacaaaagaaaaaaaaatagtttagtGATTTCGAAATTGATTGTCAGACGTAAGTTTACGTTTTCGTGATAAAAATTTGATATCGTATAGAAAAATCTGCAACATTAGCGATGGCAGGGTCGGCACTCCGCCGTCTGATGGCTGAATATAGGCGTAAGTGGTGGATTTATTGCATAAGCTGGGAACGGTGTAGCGAGTTTGGATTAATTGTGACTTTCTCGTTTTCTCGCAGAGCTAACTCTGAATCCGCCAGAAGGAATCGTGGCAGGACCCATAAGCGAGGATAATTTCTTCGAATGGGAGGCTCTCATTGCGTACGTAAATGTTTTATTTGATATAAAGCGCAAATTGGGTGACTGACGTCGCCGTCGGTGATGTGGCCAGGGGAATATCAGACGACGATCTTGAGGGGGTTTCGGAAGTGGGTTGACTGCATCATTTGTGGGTCGCCAAAAGTCCCATTGCGATTTCGGGCGGCCTTTGAACTTTCAAGCCAATTTCGCAGAAGAAGCGGTTGCGTGGATGGTCAGATCTTATTTGAGTGTCAATAGTTGTATGTCGGCTGGACTTATTGCAGCGAAATGTGATTTTATTCAGTCTGCATCTCTAGATGTTTTTTCATCGAGCTTAATTTCTTGTTGTCCGCAAGATCcttcttcaaaaattttatCTCTGCGACAAAATCTGTTACAGATGGTCATGGACACCTTTGATAATATTTCCTTCAAAAATTTTTACTCTTATCATTCTCTTTAATATTTCAGCGGCCCAGAGGGCACATGTTTCGAGGGTGGAGTGTTTCCAGCTAAATTGGTCTTCCCGCCCGACTACCCGCTCAGTCCGCCAAAAATGAAATTCACCTGTGAAATGTTCCACCCGAACAGTAAGTTCCCATGCTCTAACGGCCTTGCATCCATAATTAATCCCCACGAACCATTTATTTTCAGTCTTCGCCGATGGCCGTGTTTGTATATCAATCCTGCATGCGCCTGGCGACGACCCCATGGGCTACGAGCTTTCGGCTGAGCGGTGGAGTCCCGTTCAAAGTGTAGAGAAAATTTTACTGAGTGTCGTTTCGATGCTGGCAGGTAAGTTGCCCGAATCTATTCCCAAGCGCTCAGATTTTGAGTATCTGTTGCCCCGTTTCAGAGCCAAACGATGAGTCAGGCGCTAACGTGGACGCGGCGATCATGTGGCGCGACAACCGCGAGGAGTTCAACAAAATAGCTAGGCGGATTGTACGGAAAACGCTTGGATTGCCATCATAAATCACATTTCGTCCTTGTCATCTCTTATTTTTTAATTAGTCGTTGAATGGACAGTCAGTTATGCATATTTTCGCCAATCGTAGGAGAgttctttttgtttattttccaaCTGGAAtgtgtaaatttttatttcgaaATCGAGGAGGTAACGTGCACGATGCATTCTTAACAGATATTCGAATATATTATGGTAATCTATTGAGAAAATGTATGATCGGTTATGGGTTTAATGTAGGTGAAAATTTTCCTAAATAATAAGTGAATTGAGATACAGCTGGGGGCGTTTTCCTTTTTGCAGTACTTTCATGAATTTTACTACAAGGGGGAGTCTAAGGAGTCGGGAATGTCCTAACGAATAGTGaggaaaattttgtttgttaCGGAAATTTAAGCAATGCCCTATTGCAAAGGTGTTCGTTGGGCACCTGATGAACCAGTTTTCTGTCCACCTCTAAATCGTGTGTACAGTTTGATTCTTGTGCATTGTAGGTTGTTTCTGTTGTTTCTGTGTAAAAAACCGTTTTTGTCTTCTACTGATTTATTCAGCCTATTTTTTGCACATATTGTTTGGTTCTTGCTTTGCATTAAGCTCCGTGCGTGCTTTTCGTGCCCTGGTGCGAAATCGGAATCCAAAGTGCTATTAGCATGGGAGGAGAGGGGTCCGACATTAATTACCGAAATTGTagacaacagcttggaaaaagAGGCATGTATGGAAGTGGGTGTGATTTCCCCCTCCAACAATGACAATTCTAAAGCAGCATCTGGAAAACTAGctattaaaagaaaaacgaTCCACCGTGTCCGCAAAGCAaagttccaaaaattaaatacatGCCCACAGTGGCACAAAGGAAAGAATACCCTACCTTTCCCCTTTTCGAATCGGCAACTATTAGTACACCTGTTGCAGCAGCACCGAGCGTTGCTCCTACCAATATTTTCCCTAAATCTCTTGATGCTACTGGACGGTATCGGCCTCCGAAATAAACTTAAACGACATCAAGTATGTGAACTGTTCGGTCCTAATTGGCCGTTGTCAAGCAAATCCGGAAAACAGAGTTAGGCTGGACTGATTAGACCTGTTCACACATCGGAAATCCCTAAGGTACGACAAGGATATTAATATCAAACGTGAAGGCTATGCGAGAGCGACGCCATCTTCAAAACCGCACAAACAGCGAACTGCTTCGTAACGGATAAAAGTGTGAAATCTCTGGGCTACAAACCCTTTGTACCGTTCAGCGCAAAATGCCGCGACGGAATTATTAAACATGTTTCTCTAAATTGCGATGAGGGAAAGATAGCAAGCCGGTCGGAGTCACCTGTTAAGATTCTGAAAGCTCAGAGGTTTAGCAGAACAGGCAAAGAAAACAAAGATCTACACTTCCCAACAGGCACGGTTAAGCTGGCCTTTCAGGGGGAAACCCTCCCTACGCAT is a window encoding:
- the LOC119654552 gene encoding ubiquitin-conjugating enzyme E2 G2 — its product is MAGSALRRLMAEYRQLTLNPPEGIVAGPISEDNFFEWEALIAGPEGTCFEGGVFPAKLVFPPDYPLSPPKMKFTCEMFHPNIFADGRVCISILHAPGDDPMGYELSAERWSPVQSVEKILLSVVSMLAEPNDESGANVDAAIMWRDNREEFNKIARRIVRKTLGLPS